In Synechococcus sp. KORDI-100, a single window of DNA contains:
- a CDS encoding ABC transporter ATP-binding protein, with amino-acid sequence MTVELRGIGRRFGERWILQQLDLKVEKGECVALLGASGCGKSTALRLIAGLDQPDCGDLLIEGEPMDRVPARQRRIGMVFQSYALFPHLTVRGNLDLGLRLRGGAAQDRQQRIEAMLDVVQLRELADQRPAQLSGGQRQRVALARALLRDPRVFLLDEPMSNLDAQLRDELRPELKRLILDGPQPVLYVTHDQVEAMALADRVAVMRHGRIEQIGTPQELYDTPFTTYVAQFIGRPPMNLIAEESNRTVGVRPEHLQIDDRGMQCRVLNREWHGASQQLLLESQHGTLRMVCDGTEMLGDSLRVSWPKQREHHFSAIDGRRL; translated from the coding sequence ATGACCGTTGAGCTGCGAGGCATAGGGCGACGGTTTGGCGAGCGCTGGATCCTGCAGCAACTCGACCTGAAGGTTGAGAAGGGGGAATGCGTTGCCTTGCTCGGGGCGAGTGGCTGCGGCAAAAGCACGGCGCTGCGCCTGATTGCGGGTCTGGATCAACCCGACTGCGGGGATCTGCTGATCGAAGGGGAACCGATGGATCGCGTTCCGGCACGACAGAGACGCATCGGCATGGTGTTTCAGAGCTATGCCCTGTTCCCCCATCTCACGGTTCGGGGAAACCTTGATCTCGGGCTTCGGCTGCGCGGCGGAGCGGCTCAGGACAGGCAGCAACGGATCGAAGCCATGTTGGATGTGGTGCAGCTGCGTGAGCTGGCGGACCAACGTCCGGCCCAGCTGTCCGGCGGCCAGCGACAGCGTGTGGCTCTGGCGAGAGCGTTGCTTAGGGACCCGCGGGTGTTTCTGCTCGATGAACCGATGAGCAACCTTGATGCCCAGCTTCGCGACGAACTCAGGCCTGAATTGAAACGGTTGATTCTGGACGGCCCACAACCGGTCCTCTACGTGACCCATGACCAGGTCGAGGCCATGGCGCTGGCCGATCGGGTCGCCGTGATGCGACACGGCCGGATCGAGCAGATCGGAACTCCCCAAGAGCTCTACGACACGCCGTTCACGACCTACGTCGCTCAGTTCATTGGACGACCGCCGATGAATCTGATCGCCGAAGAGAGCAACAGAACCGTGGGTGTGAGGCCGGAACACCTCCAGATCGACGACCGTGGAATGCAGTGCCGAGTGCTGAATCGCGAGTGGCATGGAGCCAGCCAGCAACTGTTGCTGGAGAGCCAGCACGGCACCCTGCGGATGGTCTGCGACGGAACGGAGATGCTCGGAGACTCCCTGCGTGTCAGCTGGCCGAAGCAGCGCGAGCACCACTTCAGTGCCATCGACGGACGCCGCCTCTGA
- the csaB gene encoding polysaccharide pyruvyl transferase CsaB — MGVGTTRAPDVLLCGYYGEDNLGDDALLQVLLRELPEGVKPLITARDASAVRRLAPTASIVNRRSLRSVLGSIGTVRALVLGGGSLLQDSTSVRSLVYYLVLIVVARLRGRVVILWGQGLGPLRRPLSRLMVRLVLPFCSGASWRDARSLEQARHWAPTLPMQMAPDPVWQLPRHPWIGGRALVLSWRPTSLLNDDDWRELLQALAILARELDAPVRWLAFHQHQDASLLDSLVQHGVVPADLLARSCTVVPDGVQAVVDTVQDARLVLPMRLHALILARLVCCPMAALSYDPKVEAAADMAAVPCISLRNRPDQDTLLQQWRQAVDQPADPQAIERIRSRASAHAELLRRLL; from the coding sequence ATGGGCGTCGGCACAACGAGAGCGCCCGATGTGTTGCTCTGCGGTTACTACGGAGAGGACAACCTTGGTGATGACGCCCTGCTGCAGGTGCTGCTGCGGGAGCTGCCGGAAGGCGTCAAACCGCTGATCACGGCCCGTGATGCCTCGGCGGTTCGACGCCTGGCCCCCACGGCGTCGATCGTGAACCGTCGCTCCCTCCGGTCCGTGCTGGGGAGCATCGGAACCGTGCGTGCCCTCGTTCTGGGCGGGGGAAGTTTGCTGCAGGACAGCACCAGTGTCCGCAGCCTCGTGTACTACCTGGTGCTGATCGTGGTGGCGCGTCTTCGGGGCCGCGTTGTGATCCTCTGGGGACAGGGTCTTGGGCCGTTGCGGCGGCCCCTCAGTCGCCTGATGGTGAGGCTGGTCCTGCCCTTCTGCAGCGGGGCGTCGTGGCGGGATGCCCGCTCGCTGGAGCAGGCACGGCACTGGGCTCCCACGCTGCCGATGCAGATGGCTCCTGATCCTGTCTGGCAGCTGCCGCGTCATCCCTGGATTGGTGGCCGGGCTCTGGTCCTGAGCTGGCGCCCCACGTCTCTTTTGAACGACGACGATTGGCGGGAGCTGCTCCAGGCCCTGGCGATCCTGGCCCGTGAGCTGGATGCACCCGTCCGCTGGCTTGCCTTCCACCAGCATCAAGATGCGTCCCTGCTGGATTCCCTGGTGCAGCACGGGGTGGTTCCCGCCGATCTTCTGGCCCGAAGCTGCACCGTTGTTCCCGATGGCGTGCAGGCCGTGGTGGATACCGTTCAGGACGCTCGTCTGGTGCTGCCGATGCGGCTGCATGCCCTCATCCTGGCCAGGCTGGTGTGCTGTCCCATGGCTGCCCTGAGTTACGACCCCAAGGTTGAGGCGGCCGCTGACATGGCCGCTGTGCCCTGCATCTCCCTGCGTAACCGTCCCGATCAGGACACCTTGCTGCAGCAGTGGAGGCAGGCGGTGGATCAGCCGGCCGATCCTCAGGCGATCGAGCGGATCCGCAGCCGTGCTTCAGCCCATGCCGAACTGCTACGGCGGCTGCTCTGA
- a CDS encoding DUF3593 domain-containing protein, whose translation MEFDLAAIDPAPLFALSLVPYLFFLHWAGQCRSISKTALLGFQLTLLFVVVTIAAAVIALRCCDAELVDIDALHGGAEAFLTLGNAVLVWGLLRQTPEEVNNS comes from the coding sequence ATGGAATTTGATCTGGCCGCAATCGATCCGGCGCCATTGTTTGCGCTGTCGCTGGTTCCTTATCTGTTCTTTCTTCACTGGGCTGGTCAGTGCAGGAGCATCTCAAAGACAGCTCTGCTGGGGTTTCAACTGACGCTGCTGTTTGTGGTGGTGACCATCGCCGCCGCTGTGATCGCTCTGCGATGCTGCGATGCAGAACTCGTGGACATCGATGCTCTGCATGGAGGAGCGGAAGCATTTCTGACCCTCGGCAATGCGGTTCTGGTGTGGGGCCTGCTGCGACAAACACCCGAAGAGGTGAACAACTCTTAA
- a CDS encoding carbohydrate ABC transporter permease has product MNALLIVPALLLIAIVFGYPMLRYGWLSFHADSVLTGLIPVPNGGANWQRLLADARFWQDTLQTGRFALISVGLELLLALAIALLLDQRWRGRAAVRALTLLPWALPTTMMALGWRWIFNTPYGPLEQLAKALGLPALNLLADPGWAWLATVMADVWKTTPFITLILLAGLQTIPADLFEAFRLEGGRPLQALRTITLPLLVPYILLSLLFRLAQAFGVFDLIQVLTGGGPAGSTESLALYAYLNAMRFLDFGYAATVMLGGFLLLTLFIVLAGLILRATRVINPAEP; this is encoded by the coding sequence ATGAACGCACTGCTGATCGTTCCGGCACTGCTGCTCATTGCCATCGTCTTCGGCTATCCGATGCTCCGTTACGGATGGTTGAGCTTTCATGCCGATTCCGTCCTCACCGGCCTGATCCCTGTGCCGAACGGAGGCGCCAACTGGCAGCGACTCCTTGCGGACGCACGGTTCTGGCAGGACACGCTGCAGACGGGGCGCTTTGCGCTGATCTCCGTTGGCCTCGAATTGCTTCTGGCTCTGGCCATCGCTCTGCTGCTCGATCAACGCTGGCGAGGGCGAGCCGCCGTCCGTGCCCTCACCCTGCTGCCATGGGCCCTGCCCACAACGATGATGGCGCTGGGCTGGCGCTGGATTTTCAATACCCCCTACGGACCGCTTGAACAGCTCGCCAAGGCTCTTGGGCTGCCGGCCCTCAATCTGCTCGCAGACCCTGGCTGGGCCTGGCTGGCGACCGTCATGGCCGATGTGTGGAAAACAACCCCGTTCATCACGCTGATCCTGCTGGCCGGACTGCAAACGATCCCCGCTGATCTCTTCGAGGCCTTCCGCCTGGAGGGGGGACGACCCTTGCAGGCTCTCCGGACCATCACCCTTCCATTGCTGGTGCCCTACATCCTGCTCAGCCTGCTGTTTCGGCTGGCCCAGGCCTTCGGAGTATTCGATCTGATCCAGGTGCTCACCGGCGGCGGGCCGGCAGGCAGCACCGAAAGCCTGGCCCTCTATGCCTATCTGAATGCCATGCGTTTTCTCGATTTCGGGTACGCCGCCACCGTGATGCTTGGAGGCTTCCTGCTGCTCACGCTGTTCATCGTGCTGGCCGGTCTGATCCTCAGGGCCACGCGCGTGATCAACCCGGCTGAACCATGA
- the psaK gene encoding photosystem I reaction center subunit PsaK: MLTPLFAIAPATLSWSPKVALVMIVCNVIAIGIGKATIKHPSEGAQLPNPAFFGGMGHAALLGTTSLGHIIGIGAIQGLAARGIL; this comes from the coding sequence ATGCTGACCCCTCTCTTTGCCATTGCTCCCGCAACGCTCTCCTGGTCTCCCAAAGTCGCCCTGGTGATGATCGTGTGCAACGTGATCGCCATCGGCATCGGCAAGGCAACGATTAAGCATCCCAGCGAAGGCGCGCAACTGCCCAATCCCGCTTTCTTTGGTGGCATGGGCCACGCTGCCCTGCTCGGCACCACGAGCCTTGGCCACATCATCGGCATCGGCGCCATCCAGGGCCTGGCTGCACGCGGAATTCTCTGA
- a CDS encoding DUF2499 domain-containing protein encodes MHVLSLGTWWIHIASVIEWCLAIVLLEQRGLRGMALAMLPALVSAMAACTWHLFDNSEALRGLVVLQAGFTLVGNTTLAIAALQLKRQEAG; translated from the coding sequence ATGCACGTCCTGTCGCTGGGCACCTGGTGGATCCACATCGCCTCCGTGATCGAGTGGTGCCTGGCGATCGTGCTGCTGGAACAACGGGGGCTGAGGGGAATGGCGCTTGCCATGCTTCCGGCCCTTGTCAGCGCGATGGCGGCCTGCACCTGGCATCTGTTCGACAACAGCGAGGCCTTGCGCGGGCTTGTGGTGCTTCAAGCCGGCTTCACCCTGGTCGGCAACACAACCCTGGCTATAGCAGCCCTGCAGTTGAAACGTCAGGAGGCGGGTTGA
- a CDS encoding carbohydrate ABC transporter permease: MTQRRIWIVLLLAWSLSPMLWQLISSFSSDEALISAGVSVQQRWTLQHYRELFLSDPPFWTYLLNSTVVATETTLLTLLLALPAAYTLARLPAGWRRASRLLITAAALFPYVLLFLALLEIARAFQLGNNLLALALPYAALSMPLALLLLSAAFEGLPKDLEDAAQLEGLTLMQRLRWVLIPLIAPASASTAILVFLFAWNEYPIALTWISDANLLTLPVAVARIAGSSIYSIPYGAYAAATVLGSIPLLMLVLIFQKQIVSGLTNGAIKG; this comes from the coding sequence ATGACGCAACGTCGCATCTGGATCGTGCTCCTGCTGGCATGGTCCCTGTCCCCCATGCTCTGGCAGCTGATCAGCTCCTTCAGCAGTGATGAAGCTCTGATCTCAGCTGGCGTCTCAGTTCAACAGCGCTGGACATTGCAGCACTACCGGGAACTGTTTCTGAGCGACCCTCCGTTCTGGACGTACCTGCTCAACAGCACGGTCGTGGCGACGGAAACAACGTTGCTCACCCTGTTGCTGGCGTTGCCGGCCGCCTACACCCTCGCCCGTTTGCCGGCCGGATGGCGGCGCGCCAGCCGGTTGCTGATCACGGCCGCTGCTCTGTTTCCCTACGTGCTTCTCTTCCTGGCTCTGCTGGAAATCGCCAGGGCCTTTCAGCTCGGCAACAATCTCCTGGCCCTTGCTCTGCCCTATGCAGCCCTGTCGATGCCTCTGGCCCTGTTGTTGCTGAGCGCGGCCTTTGAAGGGTTGCCCAAGGATCTGGAGGATGCGGCACAACTGGAGGGCCTGACGCTGATGCAGCGTCTGCGCTGGGTTCTGATTCCCCTGATCGCTCCGGCGTCCGCGAGCACCGCCATCCTGGTGTTCCTGTTCGCCTGGAACGAATATCCAATCGCTCTTACCTGGATCAGCGACGCGAACCTGCTCACCCTGCCGGTCGCTGTCGCCAGGATTGCCGGCTCATCGATCTACTCCATTCCTTACGGGGCCTACGCCGCTGCCACAGTGCTGGGGTCCATTCCACTGCTGATGCTTGTTCTGATCTTCCAGAAACAGATCGTCTCCGGTCTGACCAATGGAGCGATCAAGGGATGA